The proteins below are encoded in one region of Solenopsis invicta isolate M01_SB chromosome 8, UNIL_Sinv_3.0, whole genome shotgun sequence:
- the LOC113005091 gene encoding uncharacterized protein LOC113005091: protein MEVDAVKEMFLRSMNKYQVKYKKYVGDGDSKTFKSLSEALIYGEDFIIQKKECVGHVQKRMGTRLRNAKKKNKGIGGKGAGKLTDKIISELSTYYGLAIRRNPESVEEMRNAIWPTFDHKRSTDKNPHYERCLKGSTSWCAWRKSEAAGTLSIFTHDKAPLNDEVLNVIRPIYEDLSNDTLLERCLGAYTQNNNESLNLLIWKIAPKHLHCGTKTVEIAIFWQYVFLMKVSI from the coding sequence ATGGAAGTAGATGCggtaaaagaaatgtttttacgATCGATGAATAAATATCaagtaaaatataagaaatatgtagGAGATGGAGATAGCAAGACATTTAAATCTCTTTCGGAAGCTCTGATATACGGGGAAGATTTTATAATTCAGAAAAAAGAATGTGTAGGACATGTACAAAAAAGGATGGGTACGAGATTACGTAATGCtaagaagaaaaacaaaggCATCGGTGGAAAGGGAGCAGGAAAATTAACCGACAAAATTATTAGTGAATTGAGTACATACTACGGGTTGGCAATAAGAAGAAATCCGGAGTCAGTTGAAGAGATGAGGAATGCTATATGGCCTACATTTGATCATAAAAGATCGACCGACAAGAATCCACACTACGAGCGTTGTCTTAAAGGCTCTACGAGCTGGTGCGCATGGCGTAAATCGGAAGCTGCAGGAACATTGTCTATCTTCACACATGACAAGGCACCGCTGAATGATGAAGTGTTAAATGTTATTCGACCTATTTATGAAGATTTAAGTAATGATACTTTATTAGAACGATGCCTCGGAGCATacacacaaaataataatgaaagtcTGAATTTGTTAATTTGGAAAATTGCACCAAAACATTTGCACTGCGGGACCAAAACGGTGGAAATTGCTATTTTTTGgcagtatgtatttttaatgaaggtttcaatttaa
- the LOC105202840 gene encoding uncharacterized protein C9orf85 homolog, translated as MSCQRGNASRSRPQRYQNQTSFKNNLYDNSQKTKLINNIEVTNVCERCKKIIEWKIKYKKYKVLKAPVKCIKCEEKTVKHSYHNICLLCAKQLEVCSKCGQKKEIVEKKASKEEQLKLDAEFRTILKTMSERKRRTFLRYMNQQLNIDTDKTDSKDKNKDKTNSKGREDLLMKLKLLAITEDDDNIDSDTDDKRENDDYDSDAVIL; from the exons atgagCTGTCAAAGAGGAAATGCTAGTCGTTCAAGACCTCAAAGATATCAAAATCAAACGTCATTTAAGAACAATTTATATGACAACTctcagaaaacaaaattaattaacaatattgaaGTTACTAATGTATGTGAacgttgcaaaaaaataattgagtggaaaatcaaatataagaaatacaAAGTGCTTAAAGCTCCAGTAAAATGTATTAAGTGTGAggaaaaaactgtaaaacatTCTTATCACAATATCTGTTTGCTTTGTGCCAAGCAACTAGAGGTCTGTTCAAAATGTGGACAGAAGAAAGAAATTGTGGAAAAAAAAGCAAGTAAAGAAGAACAACTTAAATTGGATGCTGAatttagaacaattttaaaaaccatGTCAGAACGAAAACGAAGAACATTCTTACGTTATATGAATCAACAGTTGA ATATTGATACAGATAAAACTGAcagtaaagataaaaataaagataaaacaaattCGAAAGGAAGAGAAGATTTATTAATGAAACTAAAATTGTTAGCTATTACAGAAGATGATGACAACATTGACAGTGATACTGAtgataaaagagaaaatgatGATTATGACAGTGATgctgttatattataa